The Raoultibacter phocaeensis genome includes a window with the following:
- a CDS encoding 4Fe-4S dicluster domain-containing protein yields MSQLAFFVDSDTCITCKACGLACKDKNDLAPGRKFRKVYSQSAGSWSVDDVGVATPIDVFSYSISLACNHCAMPLCLGACPVQAIVKRDNGIVYIDQELCTGCKACSEACPYDAPSFNAETGVMGKCDLCRDLIDSGDTPACVRACSMQALEFGELDELMQKHPEAVQQVDPLPSPSESQPSLLIAPRRGYKDGMETINFNMPEEIKASE; encoded by the coding sequence ATGAGTCAGTTGGCTTTTTTTGTCGATTCGGACACATGCATCACCTGCAAAGCTTGCGGCTTGGCATGCAAAGACAAAAACGATCTGGCGCCTGGTCGCAAGTTTCGCAAGGTGTATTCTCAGAGCGCCGGCAGCTGGAGCGTTGACGACGTCGGAGTAGCAACCCCGATCGATGTATTCTCCTACTCCATCTCGCTCGCATGCAATCATTGCGCAATGCCTCTCTGCCTCGGCGCATGTCCTGTGCAGGCGATCGTCAAACGCGACAATGGGATTGTTTACATCGACCAAGAACTGTGTACGGGCTGCAAAGCTTGCTCCGAAGCCTGCCCGTACGATGCACCTTCGTTCAATGCCGAAACGGGCGTGATGGGCAAATGCGACCTGTGCAGGGATCTCATCGATTCGGGAGATACTCCTGCATGCGTTCGGGCCTGTTCGATGCAGGCTCTGGAATTCGGCGAACTTGACGAGCTTATGCAGAAACATCCCGAAGCCGTACAGCAGGTTGATCCTTTGCCTTCTCCCTCCGAAAGCCAACCATCCCTGCTTATCGCCCCGCGACGAGGCTATAAAGACGGCATGGAAACAATAAACTTTAACATGCCCGAAGAGATCAAGGCAAGCGAATGA
- a CDS encoding TorD/DmsD family molecular chaperone — protein MMDTQAASVFFRLLGELVYCEPNSQDMGMLQNQRLFEELPYAACDERVIQGQKLMNDWLGRASADELTRAAKSDWLRMMMGIDDVIAPPWGSVYLDKENLLFTEHTLFVRRYYEHYGFELKKKHHEPDDHLGLELEFVSRLLEENKMVAAREFVETYMHPWVDAWMQKVQAHAQTDYYRSLACLVAGGLRCFVEDAVAA, from the coding sequence ATGATGGATACCCAGGCTGCATCGGTTTTCTTTCGACTGCTCGGCGAGCTTGTCTACTGCGAACCAAACTCTCAGGATATGGGAATGCTGCAAAACCAGAGACTTTTCGAGGAACTGCCGTATGCAGCCTGTGACGAACGTGTCATCCAAGGACAAAAGCTTATGAACGACTGGCTTGGTCGTGCGTCTGCGGACGAACTGACCCGTGCTGCCAAAAGCGATTGGCTGCGGATGATGATGGGCATAGACGACGTGATTGCCCCCCCTTGGGGGTCTGTGTACCTCGATAAGGAGAATCTTCTTTTTACCGAGCACACTTTGTTTGTCCGAAGGTATTACGAGCACTATGGCTTCGAACTGAAGAAGAAGCACCATGAGCCCGATGACCATCTCGGTTTGGAGCTTGAGTTCGTATCCCGGCTTCTCGAAGAAAACAAGATGGTGGCTGCCCGAGAGTTTGTCGAAACCTATATGCATCCTTGGGTTGATGCATGGATGCAAAAAGTGCAAGCTCATGCTCAAACAGACTACTATCGTTCATTGGCCTGTTTGGTCGCTGGCGGTCTGCGGTGTTTCGTCGAAGATGCGGTTGCAGCTTAA